A single Populus alba chromosome 7, ASM523922v2, whole genome shotgun sequence DNA region contains:
- the LOC118045583 gene encoding cytokinin dehydrogenase 3, with protein sequence MAKSPSTPIHLIVVLLVTYFVCTMGKSNALTCPLPPELAAKLHVDPAAIDSASTDYGNIVHSKPAAVLYPSSIEDIQRLVKSSYNCPIPFGISVRGNGHSVDGQDMARDGVVVDMKSLRENKTGIKIRVSKNHLFADVGGEQLWIDVLHTTAAQGLSPVSWTDFLYLSVGGTLSNAGISGQTFLHGPQISNVYELDVITGKGELVTCSKRNNSDLFDSVLGGLGQFGIITRARIALRPAPTKVRWSRAFYSNFSDFIRDQERIVRGGQRDVANYLEGLLMFDNGTPTEWITSFFHPTQLPQIMSLVKTYGILYCLELTKYHFIEDIESEIDQDLQQVFKDFAHVPGFIDAKFVSYQEFLTRVPNVENESQTHPWQNLFIPQSRISDFNVGVLRDIVLKRNITTGPVLFYPLNRHKWDAELSAVIPDEDIFYTASFLHTSGIDNWQVYDDQNKAVIKFCEEAGIKIVKYLADYTTIEEWIKHFGSKWTTFRERKAQYDPKNILSPGQKIFNGV encoded by the exons atggcGAAAAGTCCTTCAACTCCAATCCATCTCATAGTTGTGTTGCTAGTAACATATTTTGTGTGCACCATGGGAAAATCAAATGCTTTGACATGCCCACTACCACCTGAACTGGCAGCCAAGCTTCATGTTGATCCAGCAGCCATAGATTCAGCATCTACTGATTACGGTAACATAGTCCATAGCAAGCCAGCTGCTGTTCTTTATCCATCGTCCATTGAAGATATTCAAAGACTAGTAAAATCCTCATACAATTGTCCCATTCCTTTTGGTATATCTGTTAGGGGAAATGGCCATTCTGTTGATGGACAGGACATGGCTCGTGATGGGGTAGTAGTGGATATGAAAAGtttgagagaaaataaaactgGGATCAAAATTAGGGTTTCTAAAAACCATTTATTCGCTGATGTTGGAGGTGAGCAATTATGGATTGACGTGTTACACACCACTGCAGCACAAGGACTTTCACCGGTGTCGTGGACCGACTTTTTGTACCTAAGTGTTGGTGGTACGCTTTCTAATGCTGGAATCAGTGGGCAAACATTTCTGCATGGCCCTCAGATTAGCAATGTTTATGAACTAGATGTTATAACTG GAAAAGGGGAGCTTGTGACCTGCTCTAAAAGAAATAATTCAGATCTATTTGACTCTGTTCTGGGAGGTTTAGGCCAATTTGGGATTATAACTAGAGCAAGGATTGCTTTAAGGCCGGCACCAACAAAA GTTAGGTGGTCTCGAGCATTTTACAGTAATTTCTCTGATTTTATCAGAGACCAAGAAAGAATAGTTAGGGGTGGCCAAAGAGATGTAGCCAATTATTTGGAAGGTTTACTTATGTTCGATAATGGCACTCCAACTGAGTGGATAACCTCCTTTTTTCATCCAACTCAGCTCCCTCAAATTATGTCCTTGGTTAAAACATATGGTATCCTCTACTGTCTTGAGCTTACCAAGTACCACTTCATAGAAGATATAGAGAGTGAAATAGACCAG GATTTACAACAAGTATTCAAAGACTTTGCCCATGTTCCTGGTTTCATTGATGCAAAATTTGTCTCCTATCAAGAATTTTTGACGAGAGTCCCAAATGTTGAGAATGAATCACAGACACATCCATGGCAAAATCTATTTATTCCCCAATCTCGAATTTCAGATTTCAATGTAGGTGTCTTGAGAGATATTGTTCTTAAAAGAAACATCACCACAGGACCTGTCCTCTTTTACCCTTTGAACCGACACAA ATGGGATGCTGAGTTGTCTGCAGTTATACCAGATGAAGATATCTTTTATACAGCATCGTTTCTGCATACAAGTGGGATTGATAATTGGCAGGTCTACGACGATCAAAATAAAGcagttattaaattttgtgaAGAAGCTGGTATCAAGATTGTGAAATATCTTGCTGATTACACAACCATAGAAGAATGGATTAAGCATTTTGGCTCAAAATGGACAACCTTTCGAGAGAGGAAAGCGCAATATGATCCAAAGAATATCCTATCGCCAgggcaaaaaatatttaatggcGTTTAG